The following nucleotide sequence is from candidate division KSB1 bacterium.
TCATGTTCAGTCTTTGGGTGGATTATCCCGCTGCAGACGAGGAAGTACAAATCGTCCGGTCAACGACCAGCGCCTACAGTGCTGACCTAAGCAAGGTATTGAACGCGGCGGAGATTGTGGCCCTCCAGGACCTGGTGCGGCGCGTGCCAGTGGCCGATGCGGTGATTCGCTACGCCGTGGAGCTAGTGCGGAAGACGCGCCCAAACCATGACGGGGCACCCAAGTTCATTCGGGACTGGATAAGTTGGGGTGCCGGCCCCCGCGCCTCGCAGTACCTCATCCTCGGCGCCAAGACGCGAGCCATTTTGGACGGCCGCCCCACGCCCGACATCGCCGATGTGCGGGCAGTGACCCTGCCAGTCCTCCGGCATCGGCTGGTTACCAACTTCAATGCAGAAGCAGACGGCGTGGGCACCGAGGAGATCGTGCGCCGACTCCTAGACAGCACTGAAGCATGACCCGCCATGCCCAAGGCATCCCAAGACTATCGCCGGTTCCTGCAGCCGGAAGTCGTCTCCAAGTTGGCCACCATGGACCTGCGCGCCAGGCTCGTGGTGGAGGGCTTTATCGCCGGTTTGCACCGAAGCCCTTACCACGGCTTCAGCGTCGAGTTTGCCGAGTATCGGCAGTACATGCCCGGCGACGAGATC
It contains:
- a CDS encoding MoxR family ATPase yields the protein MFSLWVDYPAADEEVQIVRSTTSAYSADLSKVLNAAEIVALQDLVRRVPVADAVIRYAVELVRKTRPNHDGAPKFIRDWISWGAGPRASQYLILGAKTRAILDGRPTPDIADVRAVTLPVLRHRLVTNFNAEADGVGTEEIVRRLLDSTEA